ACTCGCACATACTCATCCGGATCGCCTTTGTACTCCGGCGGAACCACGTGCGCACCCAGCAGCGTCGGCACCAATGTCCCCGGCCACTTCTTAGCCGAATCCCGAATCGCCTCCAGCGACTTGATCTCCGACTCCGCACTCAACCCGTACCCCGACTTCGCCTCCACCGTCGTCGTTCCTTCCGCCGACATCTGGTTCAGCGCCGCCACAACCTTCTCCGCCAACTCCTTCCGCTTCGCCTCGCGCACGCCCGCGATACTCGACCGGATCCCTCCGCCCGCCTCGGCGATCTCCTCGTACGTCGCGCCTTCAATTCGCTTCTCGAAATCCACCAGCCTCGGCTGCATGAACGCCGGATGCGTATGCGAATCCACGAACCCCGGCAGCACCACGCCACCACGACAGTCAACTTCGATGACACTTCCGTTCTTCAGCCACGCATCCCGATTCGCTTCCTTCCGCGTGCCGACCGAAACAATCCGCCCACCCGCGCAAAGCACCGCGGCATCTTCAATCAGGCCAACTTGGCGCAGATCCCCACCCCGACGCGGCCCATCCGCACCACGCATCGTGAGCAATTGATTGATGTTCGTAAGTAAGAGCGATTCCATCTAGAACGGCGCCTCATCGGCAGACGGCCCATAGATCGCCGGAACCGGCACATCATTCAGCCGCAGATACACTCCCAATTGCGCCCGATGATGAATGTTGTGGTTCATCACCCACGTCCGCAGTACCGCCACCTTCGGCAGCGTCATCAGCTTCTGCCCGCGCTTCAGCAACGACCAGTTCTCCATCATCTGCGCATCCGACGTCGCGGCAATCTTCTCTCGCGCCGCCTTCACGTTTTCGTCGAAAGCCTTCAGCACTTCGGCCCGATTCGCCGGAACCCGCGTTCGCGGCGGTTCTCCACCCGCAGGCTCCAGGTCGAGCGAATCGCTCTCCAGCGTGCTCTTCACCCACGATGGAATATTCGCCAGATGCCCGGCCAGCCATCCCATCGTCGGAGACTTCTCATGCGGCTTCCATC
This Terriglobales bacterium DNA region includes the following protein-coding sequences:
- a CDS encoding DinB family protein; protein product: MMIAQSMLPEFDHEMANTRKALERVLDEKFGWKPHEKSPTMGWLAGHLANIPSWVKSTLESDSLDLEPAGGEPPRTRVPANRAEVLKAFDENVKAAREKIAATSDAQMMENWSLLKRGQKLMTLPKVAVLRTWVMNHNIHHRAQLGVYLRLNDVPVPAIYGPSADEAPF